The Amycolatopsis mongoliensis genome includes a window with the following:
- a CDS encoding glycoside hydrolase family 15 protein, translating to MTETAIAEHGLIGDLHTAALVTTDGSIDWFCSPRFDAPSIFGALLDDERGGRFRIRPAGPHTSTQLYYPDTAVLITRFCGADGIGEVVDFMPPQDTAASVTHRIARLVRCVRGRIAFEVLVAPRFDYGRRPHKAILVKNGAVFVANEISLALHPVREPGDEHLTEAHVDGGDVRLRLVLTAGQARGVVLETGAAEPPREIRLAEFTALFDTTVGWWRAWLARSTYRGRWREIVARSAITLKLLTYAPTGGLVAAPTLGLPERVGGERNWDYRYTWVRDASFSVSALLALGFAEEAARFGGWLGDRIREGDGGAGGPLAVLYRVDGSSDLAEESLAHWSGYRGSLPIRIGNDAAGQLQLDIYGEALDSVFAADRAGFGLPHRGWTAVRAALDWLGEHWDQPEEGIWETRAGRKCFTYGRLMSWVAFDRGLRLAAKHGRPAPVEDWTWQRDSIYEQVLNRGWHRTRHAFVQHYTGDELDAALLRMPRTGFLAARDPLWLSTLDAIGADLVTDSLVHRYDPAASPDGLAGSEGTFSLCSFAYVDALTRAGRLEEARAAFEKMLTYANHAGLYAEEISPTGEQLGNFPQAFTHLALIDAAVTLDAALG from the coding sequence ATGACCGAAACCGCGATCGCCGAGCACGGGCTGATCGGCGACCTGCACACCGCCGCGCTGGTGACCACCGACGGGTCGATCGACTGGTTCTGCAGTCCTCGCTTCGACGCGCCGTCGATCTTCGGCGCGCTGCTCGACGACGAGCGCGGCGGCCGGTTCCGCATCCGCCCGGCCGGGCCCCACACCAGCACCCAGCTGTACTACCCGGACACCGCGGTGCTGATCACCCGGTTCTGCGGTGCGGACGGGATCGGCGAGGTCGTCGACTTCATGCCACCGCAGGACACCGCCGCTTCCGTGACGCACCGGATCGCCCGGCTGGTGCGTTGCGTCCGCGGCCGGATCGCCTTCGAAGTGCTGGTCGCGCCCCGCTTCGACTACGGCCGCCGTCCGCACAAGGCGATCCTCGTCAAGAACGGAGCCGTCTTCGTCGCGAACGAGATCTCCTTGGCGCTGCACCCGGTCCGCGAACCCGGCGACGAGCACCTCACCGAGGCGCACGTCGACGGCGGCGACGTCCGCCTGCGGCTCGTCCTGACCGCCGGCCAGGCCCGGGGAGTCGTGCTCGAGACGGGCGCCGCGGAACCGCCGCGCGAGATCCGCCTCGCCGAGTTCACCGCACTGTTCGACACCACGGTCGGCTGGTGGCGGGCGTGGCTGGCCCGCTCCACCTACCGCGGTCGCTGGCGGGAGATCGTGGCCCGCTCGGCGATCACCCTCAAGCTGCTCACCTACGCGCCCACCGGCGGGCTGGTCGCCGCACCCACCCTCGGCCTGCCGGAGCGGGTCGGGGGTGAGCGGAACTGGGACTACCGCTACACCTGGGTCCGGGACGCGTCGTTCTCCGTCTCCGCGCTGCTGGCACTCGGCTTCGCCGAGGAGGCCGCCCGGTTCGGCGGCTGGCTGGGTGACCGGATCCGCGAAGGTGACGGCGGTGCCGGCGGACCGCTGGCCGTGCTGTACCGGGTGGACGGTTCGTCGGACCTGGCGGAGGAGAGCCTCGCGCACTGGTCCGGGTATCGCGGGTCGTTGCCGATCCGGATCGGCAACGACGCGGCCGGGCAGCTGCAGCTCGACATCTACGGCGAGGCACTGGACAGCGTCTTCGCCGCCGACCGGGCGGGGTTCGGGCTTCCCCACCGCGGCTGGACCGCCGTCCGCGCGGCGCTCGACTGGCTCGGCGAACACTGGGACCAGCCGGAGGAGGGGATCTGGGAGACCCGGGCGGGCCGCAAGTGCTTCACCTACGGCAGGCTGATGAGCTGGGTCGCCTTCGACCGCGGCCTCCGCTTGGCCGCCAAGCACGGCCGCCCGGCCCCGGTGGAGGACTGGACCTGGCAGCGCGACAGCATCTACGAACAGGTCCTGAACCGGGGCTGGCACCGGACGCGGCACGCGTTCGTCCAGCACTACACCGGCGACGAGCTGGACGCGGCGCTCCTGCGGATGCCCCGTACCGGCTTCCTCGCCGCCCGGGACCCGCTGTGGCTGTCGACCCTCGACGCGATCGGCGCCGATCTGGTCACCGACAGCCTCGTCCACCGCTACGATCCGGCCGCGTCCCCGGACGGGCTGGCGGGCTCGGAAGGCACTTTTTCCTTGTGCAGCTTCGCCTACGTGGACGCGCTGACCCGCGCCGGCCGGCTGGAGGAGGCGCGCGCGGCGTTCGAAAAGATGCTGACGTACGCCAACCACGCCGGCCTCTACGCCGAGGAGATCTCACCGACCGGTGAGCAGCTGGGCAACTTCCCGCAGGCCTTCACCCACCTCGCCCTCATCGACGCCGCGGTCACCCTCGACGCGGCCCTCGGCTGA
- a CDS encoding MFS transporter, producing MTVLPLALAQFVASYAATTMTVAVSAIAADLGTTVLGVQTAITLFTLTMASLMVPGSKLTDVLGRKRCFVAGLVVYGAGALLASAAPGPGLLILGYSLLEGIGSALMIPPIYILVTVTSSDVGTRARRFGVVSGAGALGAAAGPLVGGLVTTWFGWRASFLLQVLLVGWIVLLARRVTEPPRPPGRPRFDVAGAVLSAAGLFFVVFGVLQSGTYGWFVSRADFVVGGVVLLPAGGLSPLWLFAGIGAGILALFFAQVRARERAGGVPLVPSALFRDRVTGLGLLTQHVQWLVLQGSFFVIAVFLQQVRGYDAIETGLMLLPATIGILGSSAAAGRMARRHSQRRLIRGGFVLAIAGLALVLALVRVDSGVASAVPGLFLLGAGVGIMLTASVNLVQSRCPDSAQGDISGVSRCVSNLGSSVGTALAGSVLAGAPRPGGTSFALALATLGIAAVAGLVAAVLLPRPGAGAPAPG from the coding sequence ATGACCGTGCTGCCGCTCGCCCTCGCCCAGTTCGTCGCCAGCTACGCCGCGACCACCATGACCGTGGCCGTCAGCGCGATCGCCGCCGATCTCGGCACGACGGTGCTCGGCGTCCAGACCGCGATCACGCTGTTCACGCTCACCATGGCGTCCCTGATGGTGCCCGGCAGCAAGCTGACCGACGTCCTGGGCCGCAAGCGGTGTTTCGTCGCCGGCCTCGTCGTCTACGGCGCCGGCGCGCTGCTCGCGTCGGCCGCCCCGGGGCCGGGGCTGCTGATTCTCGGGTATTCCTTGCTGGAGGGGATCGGTTCGGCGCTGATGATCCCGCCGATCTACATCCTGGTCACCGTGACCAGCTCCGACGTCGGGACCCGAGCCCGGCGCTTCGGTGTGGTCAGCGGAGCCGGCGCGCTCGGCGCCGCCGCCGGGCCGCTCGTCGGCGGCCTCGTCACGACCTGGTTCGGCTGGCGCGCTTCCTTCCTGCTGCAGGTGCTGCTCGTCGGGTGGATCGTGTTGCTGGCGCGGCGGGTCACCGAGCCGCCACGACCGCCCGGCAGGCCGCGGTTCGACGTCGCCGGCGCGGTCCTGTCGGCGGCCGGTCTGTTCTTCGTCGTGTTCGGCGTGCTGCAGTCGGGGACCTACGGCTGGTTCGTTTCGCGCGCGGACTTCGTGGTCGGCGGGGTGGTGCTGCTGCCGGCCGGCGGGCTCTCGCCGTTGTGGCTGTTCGCCGGGATCGGCGCCGGGATCCTGGCTCTGTTCTTCGCGCAGGTCCGCGCGCGGGAGCGGGCGGGTGGAGTGCCGTTGGTGCCGTCCGCGCTCTTCCGCGACCGCGTCACGGGTCTCGGCCTGCTCACCCAGCACGTGCAGTGGCTCGTCCTGCAGGGCTCGTTCTTCGTGATCGCCGTGTTCCTCCAGCAGGTCCGGGGGTACGACGCGATCGAGACCGGCCTCATGCTGCTGCCCGCGACGATCGGCATCCTGGGGTCCTCGGCGGCGGCGGGGCGGATGGCGCGCCGGCACTCGCAGCGCCGCCTGATCCGCGGCGGGTTCGTCCTCGCGATCGCCGGACTCGCGCTCGTGCTCGCCCTGGTGCGCGTGGACTCGGGGGTGGCGAGCGCGGTGCCCGGCCTGTTCCTGCTCGGCGCCGGGGTCGGGATCATGCTGACGGCGTCGGTGAACCTGGTGCAGTCCCGCTGCCCGGACTCGGCGCAGGGAGACATTTCGGGGGTCTCGCGCTGTGTGTCCAACCTGGGCTCGTCGGTGGGTACGGCGCTGGCCGGTTCCGTCCTCGCCGGGGCGCCTCGCCCGGGCGGGACGTCTTTCGCCCTGGCCCTCGCCACCCTCGGGATCGCCGCGGTGGCCGGGCTGGTCGCGGCCGTGCTGCTCCCGCGTCCGGGCGCCGGCGCGCCGGCGCCCGGCTGA
- a CDS encoding SHOCT domain-containing protein, protein MTLASAEYPFLELMWTMLVFFCWVAWFWLLFVVLGDLYRRPDVSGWSKVAWTLLVIVLPFLGVLLYLGTQGRHLGERRRARELDAQRRFEDYVRSVSTADRTGAAQIAEARRLLDQGVIDDEEYQALKRKALAP, encoded by the coding sequence ATGACCCTGGCGAGCGCGGAGTACCCGTTCCTCGAGCTGATGTGGACGATGCTGGTGTTCTTCTGCTGGGTCGCCTGGTTCTGGCTGCTGTTCGTCGTCCTGGGGGACCTCTACCGCAGGCCCGACGTGTCCGGATGGAGCAAGGTCGCCTGGACGCTGCTGGTGATCGTGCTGCCCTTCCTCGGCGTTCTGCTCTACCTGGGCACTCAGGGCAGGCACCTGGGGGAGCGGCGGCGGGCGCGCGAACTGGACGCGCAGCGCCGGTTCGAGGACTACGTCCGCTCGGTGTCCACGGCGGACCGGACCGGCGCGGCGCAGATCGCCGAGGCCAGGCGGTTGCTGGACCAGGGCGTCATCGACGACGAGGAGTACCAGGCCCTCAAGCGCAAGGCGCTCGCGCCTTGA
- a CDS encoding IS110 family RNA-guided transposase, producing the protein MAVGKVWVGIDVGKGFHHACAVDETGKIVFSRKVANGQAPIEQLIARTTAKASEVVWAVDMTSGAAGLLITLLLATGQPVVSVPGRLVNRMAGAFVGEGKTDAKDARTIAETARLRGDLTPITSPDAVVTDLQVLTARREDLMADWVRGVNRIRELLASIFPALERAFDYSTRSALVLLTGFQTPAGIRAAGAAGVSAYLDEHGAWARGIPSMVDKALAAAAEQTVALPQESVTAPLIARLARQLLELDREIKDLGKQLADRFGEHPDAGRITSLDGFGPILGASLLAGTGGDLRAAFGSSAHLAAYAGLAPVPRDSGRVRGNLHRPKRYHRGLRRVFYLAALSAIKRPDGPSRAFYLRKRGEGKRHTQALIALARRLVDVMWALLRDGREFHHSPPVTAAA; encoded by the coding sequence GTGGCCGTGGGCAAGGTGTGGGTCGGGATCGACGTCGGCAAAGGTTTCCACCACGCGTGCGCGGTGGATGAGACCGGCAAGATCGTGTTCTCTCGGAAGGTGGCCAACGGGCAGGCCCCGATCGAGCAGCTGATCGCCCGCACCACCGCGAAAGCGTCCGAGGTGGTGTGGGCAGTGGACATGACTTCCGGTGCGGCCGGTTTGCTGATCACCCTGTTGCTGGCCACCGGACAGCCGGTGGTGTCGGTGCCGGGCCGGCTGGTCAACCGGATGGCCGGTGCGTTCGTCGGTGAGGGCAAGACCGACGCCAAAGACGCCCGCACGATCGCCGAAACCGCGCGTCTGCGCGGTGATCTGACCCCGATCACCAGCCCGGATGCGGTGGTGACCGATCTGCAGGTGCTCACCGCGCGGCGGGAGGACCTGATGGCTGACTGGGTGCGCGGGGTCAACCGGATCCGTGAGCTGCTGGCGAGTATTTTTCCTGCGCTGGAGCGGGCGTTCGATTACTCCACCCGCTCGGCGCTGGTGCTGCTGACCGGTTTCCAGACCCCGGCCGGGATCCGCGCTGCCGGGGCGGCCGGTGTGTCGGCCTACCTGGACGAGCACGGTGCGTGGGCCAGGGGTATTCCGTCCATGGTGGACAAGGCCCTTGCTGCCGCTGCCGAGCAAACCGTTGCGTTGCCGCAGGAATCGGTGACCGCGCCGCTGATCGCGCGGCTGGCGCGGCAGCTTTTGGAGCTGGATCGGGAGATCAAGGATCTGGGCAAGCAGCTCGCTGACCGATTTGGTGAGCATCCCGACGCGGGGCGCATCACCAGTCTCGACGGGTTCGGTCCGATCCTGGGTGCTTCGCTGCTGGCCGGGACCGGCGGTGATCTGCGGGCTGCGTTCGGCAGTTCCGCGCATCTGGCGGCCTATGCCGGGCTGGCGCCGGTGCCGCGTGATTCCGGGCGGGTGCGGGGCAACCTGCACCGGCCGAAGCGCTATCACCGTGGGCTGCGCCGGGTGTTCTACCTGGCTGCGTTGTCGGCGATCAAACGTCCCGACGGTCCCTCCCGGGCTTTCTACCTGCGCAAACGTGGTGAGGGGAAACGGCACACCCAGGCGTTGATCGCACTGGCCCGCCGCCTGGTCGACGTCATGTGGGCGTTGCTGCGCGATGGTCGTGAGTTCCATCATTCACCGCCGGTCACGGCTGCTGCTTGA
- a CDS encoding LuxR C-terminal-related transcriptional regulator: protein MPIRHDIFPRRRVPGTKVTIPVPPPDLVSRPRLLTLLDEASDAVMVFVGAPAGFGKTVLLADWAHRRGRGGVAWVSADAGDNDDRLLWSAILEALCGCARIPAASPLRQLAVPRAPSTDLGFLAQVAESLDALPGPVLLVLDGTQEITASCVWRGLRALVRHRPAGLRLAVSSRREPPLALVRARLAADLVELGPPQLRFSAEEAATFVRSTGAGIPPEQLGLLVARTEGWPAGLRLAAAAAARSGSLRDFFAGRDQAVLDYLVDEVLAPLTTAQRDLLRAISICDDVPAGLAAALGGRPEAEAMLRELGEPAARVVHSGGTPPQHRLPPLLRTYLRAELLRRAPERTRTLHATAARWFADHDRPASALLHSVRSGNATRLREQLRRHAVTLFLSGDHHVLRLALAVLDGRQVTADPLLALVSAALCLETGDTSAAGLQLARAEAAWPDRPSAELTVLRQLAYSRLAQLDRSPVQAVRAAERVDEELAGHTGLGGLATLQRTGVLIACHERGPAREELVRVLDAAQDHGQDFLVARCLTTLGGLACYDGDYRVMDTLARRVAARCPADAPRRSLEGAQACALLAYGALLRGEPAECVDQAKRIGRLLGDAPARTARNLRLIAETLRGAAEFELGGWQAGLRRMRRARTHLGAGRACPAEHAALCAVLEHRAALRLGAAAQARETVRWAQPMLARSGELLVLRARTQLRLGRPGAASSVLRSLADEEAPMVLPWVAIEASVISVQAALAARAQERAVRFLDHALRTAEPADVRFPFVFAPPDVVAFLTARLGRLGRGERFAGQVLALRRRLHTPPMPAPLTERERSVLRLLPTQRSIDEIAQDLTVSPNTVKTHVRGIYAKLDVRSRRDAVAIALRRGLLDTELTDFTS from the coding sequence ATGCCGATCCGTCACGACATTTTTCCCCGAAGACGAGTTCCGGGAACCAAGGTGACGATTCCGGTGCCACCGCCGGATCTCGTTTCCCGGCCGCGGTTGCTCACCCTCCTCGACGAAGCGAGCGACGCGGTCATGGTGTTCGTCGGCGCGCCCGCCGGGTTCGGCAAGACCGTGCTGCTCGCGGACTGGGCCCACCGCCGCGGCCGCGGCGGGGTCGCCTGGGTGTCCGCCGACGCCGGCGACAACGACGACCGGCTCCTCTGGTCGGCGATCCTCGAAGCGCTCTGCGGCTGCGCCCGGATTCCCGCCGCCAGCCCGCTCCGGCAGCTCGCCGTGCCCCGCGCACCGAGCACGGACCTCGGCTTCCTCGCCCAGGTCGCCGAGTCCCTCGATGCACTGCCCGGGCCCGTGCTGCTGGTGCTCGACGGCACCCAGGAGATCACCGCGTCCTGCGTCTGGCGCGGGCTCCGAGCCTTGGTCCGCCACCGGCCGGCGGGGCTGCGCCTGGCCGTGTCGAGCCGCCGGGAGCCGCCGCTTGCCCTGGTGCGTGCCCGGCTGGCGGCCGACCTCGTCGAACTGGGGCCGCCGCAGCTGCGGTTCTCCGCCGAAGAAGCCGCGACCTTCGTGCGGAGCACCGGCGCGGGAATCCCGCCGGAGCAGCTCGGCCTGCTCGTCGCCCGGACCGAGGGCTGGCCGGCCGGGCTCCGCCTCGCCGCGGCGGCCGCGGCCCGGTCCGGCAGCCTGCGCGACTTCTTCGCCGGCCGCGACCAGGCCGTGCTCGACTACCTGGTCGACGAGGTACTCGCCCCGCTGACCACCGCACAGCGGGACCTGCTGCGAGCGATCAGCATCTGCGACGATGTCCCGGCCGGACTCGCCGCCGCGCTCGGCGGCCGGCCGGAGGCCGAAGCGATGCTCCGGGAGCTCGGTGAACCGGCCGCCCGGGTCGTCCATTCCGGCGGGACCCCACCACAGCACCGGCTCCCCCCGCTGCTGCGCACCTACCTGCGGGCAGAGCTCCTGCGCCGGGCACCGGAGCGGACCCGGACCCTGCACGCGACGGCAGCACGCTGGTTCGCCGACCACGACCGGCCGGCCTCGGCGCTGCTGCACAGCGTCCGTTCGGGGAACGCCACCCGCCTCCGCGAGCAGCTGCGCCGGCACGCGGTGACGCTGTTCCTCAGCGGCGACCACCACGTCCTGCGGCTGGCTCTCGCCGTGCTCGACGGCAGGCAGGTCACCGCCGACCCGCTGCTGGCGCTGGTCTCGGCGGCGCTGTGCCTGGAGACGGGCGACACCTCGGCCGCCGGGCTGCAGCTGGCCCGGGCGGAAGCGGCGTGGCCGGACCGGCCTTCGGCGGAACTGACCGTGCTGCGGCAGCTGGCGTACTCCCGGCTCGCCCAGCTCGACCGCAGCCCGGTCCAGGCCGTGCGGGCGGCCGAGCGGGTCGACGAGGAGCTGGCCGGGCACACGGGACTCGGTGGGCTCGCGACCCTGCAGCGGACCGGCGTCCTGATCGCCTGCCACGAGCGGGGACCCGCGAGGGAGGAGCTGGTGCGGGTCCTGGACGCCGCCCAGGACCACGGCCAGGACTTCCTGGTGGCCCGGTGCCTCACCACGCTCGGCGGCCTGGCCTGCTACGACGGCGACTACCGGGTGATGGACACGCTGGCCCGCCGCGTCGCGGCCCGCTGCCCGGCGGACGCCCCCCGGCGTTCGCTCGAGGGCGCGCAGGCCTGCGCCCTGCTCGCGTACGGTGCCCTGCTGCGCGGGGAACCCGCCGAATGCGTCGACCAGGCGAAGCGGATCGGGCGGCTGCTCGGCGACGCGCCCGCCCGTACGGCCCGCAACCTCCGCCTGATCGCCGAAACACTGCGTGGCGCCGCCGAGTTCGAACTCGGCGGCTGGCAGGCGGGACTGCGGCGGATGCGCCGGGCCCGGACGCACCTGGGCGCCGGACGAGCCTGCCCGGCCGAACACGCCGCGCTGTGTGCCGTGCTGGAGCACCGCGCCGCGCTGCGGCTCGGCGCGGCGGCACAGGCCAGGGAGACGGTCCGCTGGGCTCAGCCGATGCTGGCCCGCTCGGGTGAACTGCTCGTGCTGCGGGCCCGCACCCAGCTGCGGCTCGGCCGCCCGGGCGCGGCGAGTTCCGTGCTGCGCTCCCTGGCGGACGAGGAGGCGCCGATGGTGCTGCCGTGGGTGGCGATCGAGGCGTCCGTGATCAGTGTGCAGGCAGCACTGGCGGCCAGGGCGCAGGAACGGGCGGTGCGGTTCCTCGACCACGCGCTGCGCACCGCCGAACCCGCCGACGTCCGTTTCCCGTTCGTCTTCGCACCCCCCGACGTCGTCGCGTTCCTGACCGCCCGGCTCGGCAGGCTCGGCCGCGGCGAACGGTTCGCCGGTCAAGTGCTCGCCCTGCGCCGCCGGCTGCACACCCCGCCGATGCCGGCGCCGCTGACCGAACGCGAGCGCAGCGTGCTGCGCCTGCTGCCCACCCAGCGGTCCATCGACGAGATCGCCCAGGACCTGACGGTCTCGCCGAACACCGTCAAGACCCACGTCCGCGGCATCTACGCGAAGCTCGACGTCCGCAGCCGGCGCGACGCCGTGGCGATCGCGCTCCGGCGCGGCCTGCTCGACACCGAGCTCACCGACTTCACGAGCTGA
- a CDS encoding DUF2252 domain-containing protein has product MPHTNQDTATRDDRIARGRTARAAVPRSHHAEFPPPGRRPDPLALLARQDADRVPELVPIRYGRMAASPLAYFRGAALPAAADLATTPRTGLVVQACGDAHLTNFGLFASPERRLVFDLVDFDETLPAPWEWDVKRLAASVEVAARENAHPPAQRRRGVLAAVESYRQAMHDFAGRTALEVFHAHADADALRAIAAHRLGSSGRRRFDRTLARARARNDVDALHRFTEIRDGRLRLSARPPLVVPVSRLAGDGDPGTLEERLGDVLSRYRRTLAPERRAVLDHYRLADVARKVVGVGSVGTRCWLALLVGPGAEDPLFLQLKEAGPSVLQEFTGAAVRCEAGRRVVTGQRLMQAVGDVFLGWVRTTGFDGRVRDFYVRRLCDGKGVAEVTTMTANVLRAYARLCGWTLARAHARTGDPLAIAAYLGSGPGFAEAVREFAVACADQNERDHTALRSAIRRGHIAVASGP; this is encoded by the coding sequence ATGCCGCACACCAACCAGGACACCGCGACCCGCGACGACCGGATCGCCCGGGGCCGCACCGCTCGCGCCGCCGTGCCGAGGTCGCACCACGCCGAGTTCCCGCCGCCCGGCCGGCGGCCGGATCCGCTGGCCCTGCTCGCCCGGCAGGACGCCGACCGGGTCCCGGAGCTGGTACCGATCCGGTACGGGCGGATGGCCGCCTCCCCACTGGCCTATTTCCGCGGCGCCGCGTTGCCGGCGGCCGCCGACCTCGCGACGACCCCGCGGACCGGGCTCGTCGTCCAGGCGTGCGGCGACGCTCACCTGACCAACTTCGGCCTGTTCGCCTCGCCGGAGCGCCGGCTCGTGTTCGACCTCGTCGACTTCGACGAAACCCTGCCCGCGCCCTGGGAATGGGACGTCAAGCGGCTCGCGGCGAGTGTCGAGGTCGCCGCCCGGGAGAACGCCCACCCGCCCGCGCAGCGCCGTCGCGGGGTGCTCGCCGCGGTCGAGTCCTACCGCCAGGCGATGCACGACTTCGCCGGCCGGACGGCACTCGAGGTCTTCCACGCCCACGCCGACGCCGACGCTCTCCGGGCGATCGCGGCCCACCGCCTGGGATCCTCGGGGCGTCGCCGGTTCGACCGCACGCTGGCCCGCGCCCGGGCGAGGAACGACGTCGACGCCCTGCACCGGTTCACCGAGATCCGCGACGGACGGCTGCGGCTGTCCGCCCGTCCGCCGCTGGTCGTCCCGGTCAGCCGCCTCGCCGGCGACGGCGATCCCGGGACGCTCGAGGAGCGCCTCGGCGACGTCCTGTCGCGTTACCGGCGCACGCTGGCGCCCGAGCGCCGGGCCGTGCTGGACCACTACCGGCTGGCCGACGTCGCCCGCAAAGTCGTCGGGGTGGGCAGTGTCGGCACCCGGTGCTGGCTGGCCCTGCTCGTCGGCCCCGGCGCCGAGGACCCGCTCTTCCTCCAGCTGAAGGAAGCCGGGCCGTCGGTGCTGCAGGAGTTCACCGGCGCCGCCGTGCGCTGCGAGGCGGGCCGGCGGGTGGTCACCGGGCAGCGACTGATGCAGGCGGTCGGGGACGTCTTCCTCGGCTGGGTCCGCACCACGGGGTTCGACGGTCGCGTCCGGGACTTCTACGTCCGCAGGCTGTGCGACGGCAAGGGCGTCGCCGAGGTCACGACGATGACGGCGAACGTGCTGCGGGCCTACGCCCGGCTGTGCGGGTGGACCCTGGCCAGGGCGCACGCCCGTACCGGGGACCCGCTCGCGATCGCGGCGTATCTCGGCTCCGGCCCGGGGTTCGCCGAAGCCGTCCGCGAGTTCGCGGTGGCCTGCGCCGACCAGAACGAGCGCGACCACACCGCGCTGCGCTCGGCGATCCGCCGCGGCCACATCGCGGTGGCGTCCGGCCCGTGA
- a CDS encoding diacylglycerol/lipid kinase family protein: protein MAERADGRPPVIRRVGAGISVAALLAAFAVVLGALFRHPVQLVLAVLLLGGVLGAGWAALVRRGLPAVAAAALGGVAAVLLVLLPGVHAYALLATAAGLAGVSFATARTALGRDLPRPPRICRTGPARSGVLLLNPLSGKGVATASRLGDRARGFGARPVELGLGEDLREVAERAVAGGADVLGMAGGDGCQAVVADVARRHGLPFVCVPAGTRNHFARDLGLDREDPAGALAAFGEAVERRVDLGVVDGRVFVNNVSLGVYAAVVRVPGYREAKVATIARCLPELLGPDARSRLRFPGPDGPPGRAADVVLVSNGPYRLERLSGFGSRERLDGGVLGVVTVVVDRARDVPELVTAELSGNVARFPGYRAWTTSAFTVESADPVVDLAVDGEPLRCAPPLRFHALPGALRVRLPPGAPGASPAAAAPKGVRRAVAALLRVLAGRPARG from the coding sequence ATGGCGGAACGGGCGGACGGGCGGCCTCCGGTCATCCGGCGGGTGGGTGCGGGGATCTCCGTGGCGGCCCTGCTCGCGGCGTTCGCCGTGGTGCTCGGTGCCCTGTTCCGCCACCCGGTCCAGCTGGTGCTCGCGGTGCTCCTGCTCGGGGGCGTGCTCGGCGCCGGCTGGGCGGCACTGGTGCGCCGCGGGCTTCCGGCGGTGGCCGCGGCGGCGCTCGGGGGCGTCGCCGCGGTCCTGCTCGTGCTGCTGCCGGGGGTGCACGCCTACGCACTGCTGGCGACCGCCGCGGGCCTCGCCGGCGTGTCGTTCGCGACCGCCCGGACCGCACTGGGCCGGGACCTGCCACGCCCGCCCCGGATCTGTCGCACCGGACCCGCGCGCTCGGGCGTGTTGCTGCTCAACCCGTTGTCCGGCAAGGGAGTGGCCACGGCTTCCCGGCTCGGTGACCGGGCCCGCGGGTTCGGTGCCCGGCCGGTGGAGCTGGGGCTCGGAGAGGACCTGCGCGAGGTCGCGGAGCGGGCCGTGGCCGGTGGCGCGGACGTGCTCGGGATGGCCGGGGGTGACGGCTGCCAGGCGGTGGTCGCCGACGTCGCCCGCCGGCACGGACTGCCCTTCGTCTGCGTCCCGGCGGGTACCCGCAACCACTTCGCGCGCGATCTCGGGCTGGACCGCGAGGACCCGGCGGGCGCGCTGGCCGCCTTCGGCGAAGCCGTCGAGCGGCGGGTCGACCTCGGGGTCGTGGACGGCCGGGTGTTCGTCAACAACGTCTCGCTCGGGGTGTACGCGGCCGTGGTCCGGGTTCCCGGCTACCGCGAAGCCAAGGTCGCCACGATCGCCCGGTGCCTGCCCGAGCTGCTCGGCCCGGACGCCCGCAGCCGGCTGCGGTTCCCGGGCCCGGACGGGCCGCCGGGGAGGGCCGCGGACGTCGTGCTCGTGTCCAACGGGCCCTACCGGCTCGAGCGGCTGAGCGGGTTCGGCAGCCGGGAACGCCTCGACGGCGGCGTGCTCGGCGTCGTCACGGTCGTCGTCGACCGGGCACGGGACGTGCCGGAGCTGGTCACGGCCGAGCTGAGCGGGAACGTGGCCCGCTTTCCCGGGTACCGGGCCTGGACGACCTCCGCGTTCACGGTGGAGTCGGCGGACCCGGTCGTCGACCTGGCGGTCGACGGGGAACCCCTGCGGTGCGCGCCGCCGCTGCGGTTCCACGCGCTGCCCGGTGCGCTGCGGGTGCGCCTGCCGCCCGGCGCTCCCGGGGCGTCACCGGCCGCGGCGGCCCCGAAGGGCGTCCGGCGGGCGGTCGCCGCGCTCCTGCGGGTGCTCGCCGGGCGTCCCGCACGGGGATGA
- a CDS encoding DUF1269 domain-containing protein, whose protein sequence is MTTLTVWSFPTAEGAENALGLLEQLQKQQLISISDAAYVTWPEGRKKPKTKDLGTLTGAGALGGGFWGLLFGLIFLVPLLGMAVGAAIGALTGSLAHVGIDKEFIETVRAQVRPGTSALFVLAGDTVLDRVVEPFKETGASLLTTNLSTEEEERLREAFAETPQADTPEEAERL, encoded by the coding sequence ATGACCACGTTGACCGTCTGGAGCTTCCCCACCGCCGAGGGCGCCGAAAACGCGCTCGGCCTCCTGGAACAGCTGCAGAAACAGCAGCTCATCTCGATCAGCGACGCCGCGTACGTGACGTGGCCCGAAGGCAGGAAGAAGCCGAAGACCAAGGACCTCGGCACCCTGACCGGGGCCGGCGCGCTGGGTGGCGGGTTCTGGGGCCTGCTGTTCGGCCTGATCTTCCTGGTCCCCCTGCTCGGGATGGCCGTCGGCGCCGCGATCGGCGCGCTGACCGGGTCACTGGCCCACGTCGGCATCGACAAGGAGTTCATCGAGACCGTCCGGGCGCAGGTGCGGCCGGGGACGTCCGCGCTGTTCGTGCTGGCCGGTGACACCGTGCTGGACCGGGTCGTCGAGCCGTTCAAGGAGACCGGCGCCTCGCTGCTGACCACCAACCTCTCCACCGAAGAGGAGGAGCGGCTGCGCGAGGCGTTCGCCGAGACCCCGCAGGCCGACACCCCGGAGGAAGCGGAACGGCTTTGA